In Nocardioides sp. zg-1228, a single window of DNA contains:
- a CDS encoding sugar transferase — MSRAPEAAQPPPKALHRSIHTVSREGAGSVDWRQRHARALLVGDFLVLTSALGVAQVVRFGAASDRQVSGLGTSYAVLGVALAVAWWVSLQVHQARSPRVVGHGWEEYRRVIVATFRVFAVLAMLSVALKMDASRLYLATAFPLGLVGLLVERKLARVSLHRARVQGEAADKVLVIGGERAAAELATWFAKHKTAGYDVCGVWIPDESQPVAAITGDAPRGVPVMSSGTDFTTALARSGATTVVVTDTEHLGHESLRDLAWQLEGSKVDLILSPNVLNVSSSRLFLQDVSGMPMLHVSEPQYAAAARLSKRSFDILGASILLIAAAPLFIATALAVKFTSPGAVFYRQERIGRGGERFGMIKFRSMRSDADRQLAALLAAEGKSLAELPKLTKDPRVTRVGSFIRRFSIDELPQLINVVKGDMSLVGPRPQRDFEVAQYDRLAERRLTVRPGMTGLWQVSGRSDLAYAEAINLDVHYVENWSMMSDVMILWKTARAVLASDGAY; from the coding sequence GTGAGTCGCGCGCCCGAGGCTGCCCAGCCTCCACCGAAGGCGTTGCATCGTTCGATCCACACCGTCTCCCGTGAGGGTGCCGGATCCGTCGACTGGCGTCAACGGCACGCTCGAGCGCTGCTGGTAGGGGACTTCCTGGTCCTGACGTCTGCTCTCGGCGTCGCCCAGGTCGTTCGCTTCGGCGCCGCCTCGGACCGGCAGGTCAGCGGGCTCGGGACGTCCTACGCCGTGCTCGGTGTGGCCCTGGCGGTCGCTTGGTGGGTTTCGCTGCAGGTCCACCAGGCCCGCAGCCCGAGGGTCGTCGGCCACGGGTGGGAGGAGTATCGGCGGGTCATCGTCGCGACCTTCCGCGTGTTCGCAGTCCTGGCCATGCTTTCGGTTGCACTCAAGATGGACGCATCCCGGCTGTACCTTGCGACCGCGTTCCCGCTCGGCCTCGTAGGCCTGCTGGTCGAGCGGAAGCTCGCGCGGGTCAGCCTGCACCGTGCGCGGGTCCAGGGCGAGGCAGCCGACAAGGTCCTGGTCATCGGAGGTGAGCGCGCGGCGGCAGAGCTCGCGACGTGGTTCGCAAAGCACAAGACCGCCGGCTACGACGTGTGCGGAGTGTGGATTCCGGACGAGAGTCAGCCAGTGGCTGCCATCACGGGGGACGCGCCGCGCGGCGTCCCGGTGATGTCCTCCGGCACCGACTTCACGACGGCCCTCGCCCGGTCGGGCGCGACAACCGTGGTGGTGACGGACACCGAGCACCTCGGTCACGAGTCGCTCCGCGACCTCGCGTGGCAGCTCGAGGGGTCGAAGGTCGACCTCATCCTCTCGCCCAACGTCCTCAACGTGTCGTCGTCCCGCCTCTTCCTCCAGGACGTCTCCGGCATGCCGATGCTGCACGTCAGCGAGCCGCAGTACGCGGCCGCCGCCCGCCTGAGCAAGCGGAGCTTCGACATCCTCGGAGCGTCGATCCTGCTGATCGCTGCTGCCCCGTTGTTCATCGCAACGGCTCTGGCGGTCAAGTTCACGAGCCCGGGGGCGGTGTTCTACCGGCAGGAGCGCATCGGACGAGGCGGCGAGCGTTTCGGGATGATCAAGTTCCGCTCGATGCGCTCCGATGCTGACCGCCAGCTGGCCGCCTTGCTCGCGGCAGAGGGAAAGTCTCTCGCTGAACTACCGAAGCTGACGAAAGACCCGCGTGTCACGCGTGTGGGTTCCTTCATTCGCCGCTTCTCGATCGACGAGCTCCCGCAACTGATCAATGTCGTCAAGGGCGACATGAGTCTGGTCGGACCCCGGCCCCAGCGCGACTTCGAGGTTGCCCAGTACGACCGCCTGGCAGAGCGCCGGTTGACGGTGCGTCCGGGCATGACGGGCCTCTGGCAGGTGTCCGGGCGCTCCGACCTGGCATATGCCGAGGCAATCAACCTGGACGTTCACTACGTCGAGAACTGGTCGATGATGTCCGACGTGATGATCCTGTGGAAGACAGCGCGAGCAGTCCTGGCGTCGGACGGTGCGTACTAA
- a CDS encoding glycosyltransferase family 2 protein, with translation MTTVDVVTVTYRATDLALECVRSVGRVREQCPELVVRMFVLDNNSGDDTIERVSSSAPWISAVSRTSNDGFAVATNQGIRMGSGEFVLVLNPDTEVTAPMLRHLVQRMKSDPTIGVVGPRLVDALGRFDHAAKRNSPGPAAAFRHLAGKILNRDLGSDYLAPQVGETESGDVDAVNGAFMLMRRSDLARVGLLDESYWMYGEDLEWCRRFKACGLRVVYDGSVTAIHHKGGSSGAVRSPRTNWHFHASMWRYYNTESQAEPTLRRVLVASGIGAHWVLTSIKWLLHRLRGTA, from the coding sequence ATGACGACGGTTGACGTTGTCACGGTGACGTACAGGGCGACCGACCTAGCGCTCGAGTGCGTCCGAAGCGTAGGCCGCGTGAGGGAACAATGTCCTGAGCTCGTCGTTCGTATGTTCGTCCTCGACAACAACAGTGGCGACGACACCATCGAACGCGTGTCTTCGTCGGCTCCCTGGATTAGCGCCGTCTCCCGGACGTCCAACGATGGTTTCGCTGTCGCCACAAACCAGGGCATCAGGATGGGGTCGGGCGAGTTCGTGTTGGTGCTCAACCCCGACACCGAGGTGACGGCCCCCATGCTGCGTCATCTCGTGCAGAGAATGAAGAGCGATCCGACCATCGGAGTCGTCGGGCCCAGGCTCGTGGATGCGCTCGGGCGTTTCGACCACGCGGCAAAGAGGAACTCTCCTGGCCCCGCAGCCGCGTTCCGCCATCTGGCTGGGAAGATTCTGAATCGCGACCTCGGTTCGGACTACCTCGCCCCGCAGGTCGGCGAGACAGAGTCCGGGGATGTTGACGCCGTGAACGGCGCCTTCATGCTCATGCGACGTTCAGACCTGGCGCGAGTCGGTCTCCTCGACGAGTCCTACTGGATGTACGGGGAGGACCTGGAATGGTGCCGGCGCTTCAAGGCTTGTGGGCTGCGGGTCGTGTATGACGGTTCCGTGACGGCAATCCACCACAAGGGGGGCTCGTCTGGCGCCGTCCGGTCACCGCGGACGAACTGGCACTTTCACGCGTCCATGTGGCGCTACTACAACACCGAATCGCAAGCTGAGCCGACGCTCCGACGAGTGCTTGTGGCGTCGGGTATCGGCGCGCATTGGGTGCTCACGTCAATCAAGTGGCTCTTGCATCGGCTCCGGGGCACCGCGTGA
- a CDS encoding glycosyltransferase yields MTYSSCENAERELRQMIDVARERPAARWHFIDNSGNDAARLLEWAYGLVNVRVTELPNPGFAGACNVAAEVSDARWLLFLNPDVEVTADDLDLVLGHAGSNEDRTLAISMVTNGVRHAGVAMRHKVWFVDAVVGSSDRVIGPSGGAGLFPRKLFIEQGGFYEPLFAWGEDADLAWRLHRQGYECAVLDLGLPHQGGHSIAGSKASTQFKVQTLYRNRLIVARRNLRNAQFVAFACAYAVALPLLLPKNAKRASGGASVRGFLDGLRACASTRRLP; encoded by the coding sequence GTGACCTATTCGTCCTGCGAGAACGCGGAACGGGAGCTCCGCCAGATGATCGACGTCGCCCGCGAGCGGCCGGCAGCACGCTGGCACTTCATCGACAACTCCGGCAACGATGCGGCGAGGCTCTTGGAGTGGGCCTACGGGCTCGTGAACGTGCGCGTCACCGAACTGCCCAATCCTGGTTTCGCAGGGGCATGCAACGTCGCGGCGGAGGTGTCGGATGCGCGCTGGTTGCTGTTCTTGAACCCTGACGTCGAGGTCACTGCGGACGATCTCGATCTGGTCCTCGGGCACGCCGGAAGTAACGAAGACCGTACGTTAGCCATCAGCATGGTCACGAACGGCGTCCGTCATGCGGGCGTGGCGATGCGGCACAAGGTGTGGTTCGTAGACGCGGTTGTGGGCTCGAGCGATCGAGTCATCGGTCCCAGCGGCGGTGCAGGACTTTTCCCACGGAAGCTGTTCATCGAGCAGGGCGGCTTCTACGAGCCTCTCTTCGCCTGGGGTGAGGACGCGGACCTCGCGTGGAGGCTGCATCGCCAGGGCTACGAGTGTGCGGTGCTTGACTTGGGCCTTCCTCACCAGGGAGGTCACAGCATTGCCGGATCGAAGGCGTCAACGCAGTTCAAGGTGCAGACGTTGTATCGCAACCGGCTGATTGTCGCCCGCCGAAACCTACGGAATGCCCAGTTCGTCGCGTTCGCCTGCGCTTATGCCGTGGCTCTTCCGCTGTTGCTGCCCAAGAACGCGAAGCGCGCGTCGGGCGGTGCCAGCGTCCGAGGTTTCCTCGATGGCCTCCGGGCGTGCGCCAGCACGCGGCGGTTGCCATGA
- the cysN gene encoding sulfate adenylyltransferase subunit CysN — protein MASTPQTSDAHTAAQGEMDLLRFATAGSVDDGKSTLIGRLLLDSKSIFEDQLEAVESTSQSKGYDYTDLALLTDGLRSEREQGITIDVAYRYFATPARKFIIADTPGHIQYTRNMVTGASTADLGLVLVDARQGLTEQSRRHAVLLSLLRVPHLVLAINKMDLVDWSQEVYENIHKEFTNFATKLNIPDLEVIPISALQGDNVVNRSENTPWYSGPTLMHHLEHVHVASDRDLVDTRFPVQYVIRPKSDAYHDFRGYAGQVAGGVLKKGDEIVVLPSGMTSTISKVELFDTEIAEAFPPMSVTIHLDDDVDVSRGDMIARPKNAPKPSQDIDAMICWMTNEPLRPRQKLAIKHTTRTGRAMVKDIQYRLDVNSLHRDQEAGELGLNEIGRVQLRTTVPLLCDPYSKNRTTGSFILIDEATGVTVGAGMINSAS, from the coding sequence ATGGCCAGCACCCCCCAGACCTCCGACGCGCACACCGCCGCCCAGGGCGAGATGGACCTGCTCCGCTTCGCGACCGCCGGCTCGGTCGACGACGGCAAGTCCACCCTCATCGGGCGCCTGCTCCTCGACTCCAAGTCGATCTTCGAGGACCAGCTCGAGGCGGTGGAGTCGACCAGCCAGTCCAAGGGCTACGACTACACCGACCTGGCGCTGCTGACCGACGGGCTGCGCTCCGAGCGCGAGCAGGGCATCACCATCGACGTGGCCTACCGCTACTTCGCCACGCCCGCGCGCAAGTTCATCATCGCCGACACCCCCGGCCACATCCAGTACACCCGCAACATGGTCACCGGCGCCTCGACCGCCGACCTGGGCCTGGTGCTCGTCGATGCCCGCCAGGGCCTGACCGAGCAGTCCCGCCGCCACGCGGTGCTGCTCTCGCTGCTGCGCGTGCCGCACCTGGTGCTGGCGATCAACAAGATGGACCTCGTCGACTGGTCGCAGGAGGTCTACGAGAACATCCACAAGGAGTTCACGAACTTCGCGACGAAGCTCAACATCCCCGACCTCGAGGTCATCCCGATCTCGGCGCTGCAGGGTGACAACGTCGTCAATCGCTCCGAGAACACCCCGTGGTACTCCGGGCCGACGCTGATGCACCACCTCGAGCACGTCCACGTCGCCTCCGACCGCGACCTGGTCGACACCCGCTTCCCGGTGCAGTACGTCATCCGCCCCAAGTCCGACGCCTACCACGACTTCCGCGGCTACGCCGGCCAGGTCGCCGGTGGCGTGCTCAAGAAGGGCGACGAGATCGTCGTGCTGCCCAGCGGCATGACCTCGACCATCTCCAAGGTCGAGCTCTTCGACACCGAGATCGCCGAGGCGTTCCCGCCCATGTCGGTGACCATCCACCTCGACGACGACGTCGACGTCTCGCGCGGCGACATGATCGCCCGGCCCAAGAACGCGCCCAAGCCCAGCCAGGACATCGACGCGATGATCTGCTGGATGACCAACGAGCCCCTGCGCCCGCGCCAGAAGCTCGCCATCAAGCACACCACCCGCACGGGCCGTGCGATGGTCAAGGACATCCAGTACCGCTTGGACGTCAACTCCCTGCACCGCGACCAGGAGGCCGGCGAGCTCGGGCTCAACGAGATCGGCCGCGTCCAGCTGCGCACCACCGTGCCGCTGCTGTGCGACCCCTACTCGAAGAACCGCACCACGGGCTCGTTCATCCTCATCGACGAGGCCACCGGGGTCACCGTCGGCGCGGGCATGATCAACAGCGCCAGCTGA
- the dtd gene encoding D-aminoacyl-tRNA deacylase codes for MRAVIQRVLSASVRVDGEVVGELDRPGLLVYLGVTHDDGTAEVAWVARKIWDLRLLRDERSASDVGAPVLVVSQFTLYGDARKGRRPTWQAAAPGPVSEPLYDAVCAELERLGAHVERGRFGADMRVASVNDGPVTLVLDSP; via the coding sequence ATGCGTGCGGTCATCCAGCGGGTCCTCTCCGCCAGCGTCCGGGTCGACGGCGAGGTGGTCGGCGAGCTCGACCGACCCGGGCTGCTGGTCTACCTCGGCGTGACGCACGACGACGGGACCGCCGAGGTCGCCTGGGTCGCGCGCAAGATCTGGGACCTCCGCCTGCTGCGCGACGAGCGGAGCGCCAGCGACGTCGGCGCGCCGGTGCTGGTGGTCAGCCAGTTCACGCTCTACGGCGACGCGCGCAAGGGCCGCCGACCCACCTGGCAGGCCGCCGCGCCGGGTCCGGTCAGCGAGCCGCTCTACGACGCCGTCTGCGCCGAGCTCGAGCGGCTCGGCGCGCACGTCGAGCGCGGCCGCTTCGGCGCCGACATGCGCGTCGCGAGCGTCAACGACGGCCCGGTCACGCTCGTCCTCGACTCGCCGTAG
- a CDS encoding family 16 glycosylhydrolase: MSRTPRLVPRSRTRGRALVACSLGVALVTAGCSSSGDGEAAPPSYERSDDVTADVLPQLAANGEDVEAADDAAWLVDATVADVDEGTPVTLVARTADGWTEVDEGETDATGWVSLTSRASGDLHVVVGEGEDAIGAEVSTDDAPAATFTDDFDDDSVDVEGATWVTRDQGYIGVRTCSRASSDAAEVTDGVLRLSVLEDPDRKGDECTLPGRRKKFPYRLNGHVGTEGTVGFTYGFAAARIKTQAARGQHAAFWMQAVGGQRSGGPKKGGAEIDVIEYFGGGHPEGGLTSFTYYLDKAGKKQTVGGWLPDGKELGDDWAEQFHVFSLEWTPDEYVFRIDDRVTQRLEGPTAGRPEFLILSLLSSDYELPRFDGELPETMEVDWVRVWETGPKR, encoded by the coding sequence ATGAGCCGCACTCCTCGACTCGTTCCCCGCTCCCGCACGCGGGGGCGCGCCCTGGTCGCCTGCTCCCTGGGCGTGGCGCTCGTCACCGCCGGCTGCTCCTCGAGCGGTGACGGCGAGGCCGCGCCGCCGTCCTACGAGCGGAGCGACGACGTGACGGCGGACGTGCTGCCGCAGCTCGCGGCCAACGGCGAGGACGTCGAGGCCGCCGACGACGCGGCGTGGCTGGTCGACGCCACCGTCGCCGACGTCGACGAGGGGACGCCCGTGACCCTCGTCGCCCGCACCGCCGACGGCTGGACCGAGGTCGACGAGGGGGAGACCGACGCCACGGGGTGGGTCTCCCTGACCAGCCGCGCGTCCGGTGACCTGCACGTGGTGGTCGGGGAGGGCGAGGACGCGATCGGCGCCGAGGTCTCGACCGACGACGCCCCCGCGGCGACGTTCACCGACGACTTCGACGACGACTCCGTCGACGTCGAGGGCGCGACGTGGGTGACCCGCGACCAGGGCTACATCGGCGTACGCACGTGCTCGCGCGCCAGCTCGGACGCCGCCGAGGTGACCGACGGTGTGCTGCGGCTCAGCGTGCTCGAGGACCCGGACCGCAAGGGCGACGAGTGCACGTTGCCCGGGCGCCGCAAGAAGTTCCCCTACCGCCTCAACGGCCACGTCGGCACCGAGGGGACCGTGGGCTTCACCTACGGCTTCGCGGCCGCGCGCATCAAGACCCAGGCGGCTCGCGGTCAGCACGCGGCGTTCTGGATGCAGGCCGTCGGCGGGCAGCGCAGCGGGGGCCCCAAGAAGGGCGGCGCCGAGATCGACGTCATCGAGTACTTCGGCGGCGGCCACCCCGAGGGCGGCCTGACCAGCTTCACCTACTACCTCGACAAGGCCGGGAAGAAGCAGACCGTCGGTGGCTGGCTCCCGGACGGGAAGGAGCTCGGCGACGACTGGGCCGAGCAGTTCCACGTGTTCTCGCTGGAGTGGACGCCCGACGAGTACGTGTTCCGCATCGACGACCGGGTCACCCAGCGGCTCGAGGGGCCGACGGCCGGGCGCCCGGAGTTCCTCATCCTCAGCCTGCTGTCCTCCGACTACGAGCTGCCCCGCTTCGACGGCGAGCTGCCCGAGACGATGGAGGTCGACTGGGTGCGGGTCTGGGAGACCGGCCCGAAGCGGTAG
- a CDS encoding helix-turn-helix transcriptional regulator codes for MDARQAELLAGADAHELGRRLRSIRLAKGMTQGEVVGDTMSVAYLSRLETGARKPTVKALTSLAGRLDVSIDSLLAVEPGRDPDEVRLALDYAELALESGEPAEAAQHLDAALSRVDDVPGSGMRERARLLHARSLEAGGREDDAIIELETLLEDDTVSGVSRIKAGIALSRIHRETGDLGRAISCGEDVLAQLRAAGLAASDEAVQLTVTVAAAYFERGDTAHAVRLCAKAITQAETLDSPRARASAYWNASVMQANRGDITAAVPLAERALALLGEGHDARNLARLRAEVGRLQLELEPPAVDDARNNLQQAVSEMEWSSATPMDKAWTLLGLARAAFLTDDHDECRRLLSDVHGTSDGQSPLAEAEALALEGRISAARADTDEAARLYQAAVLKLSSIGADNSAAQLWFDLAALLEGVGLVEAAADAYRRAAASTGLRTRTTAPALTRESAS; via the coding sequence ATGGACGCACGTCAAGCCGAACTGCTCGCCGGGGCCGATGCCCACGAACTGGGGCGTCGCCTCCGCTCGATCCGGCTCGCCAAGGGCATGACCCAGGGCGAGGTGGTCGGCGACACGATGTCGGTCGCCTACCTCTCCCGCCTCGAGACCGGCGCGCGCAAGCCGACGGTCAAGGCGCTGACCTCGCTCGCCGGCCGGCTCGACGTGTCGATCGACTCGCTGCTCGCCGTGGAGCCGGGGCGCGATCCTGACGAGGTCCGGCTGGCGCTGGACTATGCCGAGCTCGCCCTCGAGTCCGGCGAACCGGCCGAAGCCGCCCAGCACCTCGACGCAGCCTTGAGCCGCGTGGACGACGTGCCCGGGAGCGGCATGCGCGAACGCGCCAGGCTCCTCCACGCCCGCTCGTTGGAGGCCGGCGGACGCGAGGACGACGCCATCATCGAGCTCGAGACTCTCCTCGAGGACGACACCGTCAGCGGCGTCAGCCGCATCAAGGCGGGCATCGCCCTCAGCCGCATCCACCGGGAGACCGGCGACCTCGGCCGCGCGATCTCCTGCGGGGAGGACGTGCTCGCGCAGCTGCGCGCCGCCGGACTCGCCGCGAGCGACGAGGCCGTCCAGCTCACCGTCACGGTGGCGGCCGCCTACTTCGAGCGCGGCGACACGGCCCACGCCGTCCGACTCTGCGCCAAGGCGATCACGCAGGCCGAGACCCTCGACTCGCCACGCGCCCGTGCGTCGGCCTACTGGAACGCGAGCGTGATGCAGGCCAACCGGGGCGACATCACCGCGGCCGTCCCGCTCGCCGAGCGCGCCCTCGCCCTGCTGGGAGAAGGCCATGACGCCCGCAACTTGGCTCGTCTGCGCGCCGAGGTCGGGCGCCTCCAGCTCGAGCTGGAGCCTCCCGCGGTGGACGACGCGCGCAACAACCTGCAGCAGGCGGTGTCCGAGATGGAGTGGAGCAGCGCCACCCCGATGGACAAGGCCTGGACGCTGCTCGGATTGGCTCGCGCGGCGTTCCTCACCGACGACCACGACGAGTGCCGCCGCCTGTTGTCCGACGTGCACGGGACGTCGGACGGCCAGTCACCGCTGGCCGAGGCCGAGGCGCTCGCCCTGGAAGGCCGGATCAGTGCAGCGCGCGCCGACACCGACGAGGCAGCGCGCCTCTACCAAGCGGCGGTCCTCAAGCTGTCGAGCATCGGCGCGGACAACAGCGCGGCCCAGCTGTGGTTCGACCTGGCCGCCCTGCTGGAGGGCGTCGGCCTGGTCGAGGCCGCGGCGGACGCCTATCGTCGCGCCGCGGCCTCGACCGGTCTCAGGACTCGTACGACCGCACCTGCGCTCACGCGCGAATCCGCGTCGTAA
- a CDS encoding glycosyltransferase, whose amino-acid sequence MTSAVVVPLFDPSAEVVSRLVDLARHRPVVAVDDSPEVTDRSVLAQLAHQGVVVLRHERNRGIAAALNTGIAHVAKNDLITAILTLDQDSFASLAYVAAAEALLSNAHLGLVYPHMLDAEPQVGAWRNGLWEALEPMQSGWLLKTAAWRDVGPFREELVIDCVDTDYYFRLLDRGWRAQAVQGMSIDHQLGTPGSFLGLFTYRQHPPFRIYFIVRNRIITARLHGRRHRSWALRSLGRTLKDVVKTLVVGGQRAQTLGAVARAVRDGVGAQTDMGRGTRRVRHGGLGGRTWRS is encoded by the coding sequence GTGACCTCCGCCGTTGTCGTCCCGCTGTTCGATCCTTCGGCAGAAGTTGTGAGCCGGCTGGTCGACCTTGCCCGCCACCGGCCGGTAGTCGCGGTCGACGACAGCCCTGAGGTGACCGACAGGTCCGTGCTCGCACAGCTGGCGCATCAGGGCGTCGTCGTGCTTCGACACGAACGCAACCGCGGGATTGCCGCAGCCCTGAACACTGGGATCGCTCACGTCGCGAAGAACGACCTCATCACAGCGATCCTCACGCTCGATCAGGACTCCTTTGCGTCCCTTGCCTACGTCGCCGCCGCCGAAGCGCTGTTGTCGAACGCGCATCTGGGCCTGGTCTACCCGCACATGCTCGACGCCGAGCCGCAGGTTGGGGCTTGGCGAAACGGGTTGTGGGAGGCGTTGGAACCGATGCAGAGCGGCTGGCTGCTGAAGACAGCCGCGTGGCGCGATGTCGGGCCCTTCCGTGAAGAACTGGTCATCGACTGCGTGGACACCGACTACTACTTCCGACTTCTCGATCGGGGCTGGCGAGCGCAGGCCGTGCAAGGGATGAGTATCGATCACCAGCTCGGTACTCCCGGCAGCTTCCTTGGCCTGTTCACCTATCGCCAGCATCCGCCGTTCCGGATCTACTTCATCGTCCGCAACCGGATCATCACCGCTCGGCTGCACGGAAGACGGCACCGTTCGTGGGCGTTACGGTCGCTCGGCCGAACGCTGAAGGACGTCGTCAAAACTCTCGTCGTGGGAGGCCAGCGAGCGCAGACGCTCGGAGCCGTCGCCCGCGCCGTTAGAGACGGTGTTGGGGCGCAGACGGACATGGGGAGAGGAACTCGGCGGGTGAGACACGGCGGCCTCGGTGGGCGTACGTGGCGGTCTTGA
- a CDS encoding 3-keto-5-aminohexanoate cleavage protein produces the protein MPASPADHLLITVAPTGAETAKADCPQLPTTPEEIARTAAECEAAGAAMIHLHVRDSAHQPTLDQALLREWVAAVRESSSLVVQLSTGGSVHDPLDERLTVLDAEPDSCSLTMGTTNFGDDVFLNPWPFVQDLYQLALARGVAPEFELFDLGQVHALDRLIRQYGVPAGGRVHVDFVMGVPGGMPGTAPALVAGVAALPPEVTSWSATGIGRSTLAVAMASLSMGGHLRVGMEDVLTISRGVPVESNAQLVERAVDLGRIAQRTPMTSAQCRELLGLA, from the coding sequence ATGCCTGCCTCACCCGCCGACCACCTGCTGATCACGGTCGCCCCCACCGGGGCCGAGACCGCCAAGGCCGACTGCCCGCAGCTCCCCACCACCCCGGAGGAGATCGCGCGCACCGCGGCCGAGTGCGAGGCCGCCGGCGCGGCGATGATCCACCTCCACGTGCGCGACTCCGCCCACCAGCCGACGCTCGACCAGGCGCTGCTGCGCGAGTGGGTCGCTGCGGTGCGCGAGTCGTCCTCGCTCGTCGTCCAGCTGTCCACCGGCGGCTCGGTGCACGACCCGCTCGACGAGCGGTTGACGGTGCTCGACGCCGAGCCCGACTCGTGCTCGCTGACGATGGGCACCACCAACTTCGGCGACGACGTCTTCCTCAACCCCTGGCCCTTCGTCCAGGACCTCTACCAGCTCGCCCTCGCGCGCGGGGTCGCCCCGGAGTTCGAGCTGTTCGACCTCGGCCAGGTGCACGCCCTCGACCGGCTGATCCGGCAGTACGGCGTCCCGGCCGGTGGCAGGGTGCACGTCGACTTCGTCATGGGCGTGCCCGGCGGCATGCCCGGCACGGCCCCGGCGCTGGTCGCGGGCGTGGCCGCGCTGCCGCCGGAGGTCACGTCGTGGTCGGCCACCGGCATCGGCCGCTCGACCCTCGCGGTCGCGATGGCCTCGCTGTCGATGGGCGGGCACCTCCGCGTGGGCATGGAGGACGTGCTCACCATCAGCCGCGGCGTGCCGGTGGAGTCCAACGCCCAGCTCGTCGAGCGCGCGGTCGACCTCGGCCGGATCGCGCAGCGTACGCCGATGACGTCCGCCCAGTGCCGCGAGCTGCTCGGGCTCGCCTGA
- the cysD gene encoding sulfate adenylyltransferase subunit CysD, producing MTNTHVDYQLSQLDQLEAESIHIFREVAAEFEKPVLMFSGGKDSIVMLRLAEKAFFPAKLPFPLLQVDTGLDFEEVLTTRDSWVERLGARMIVATIDEAIAAGHVVDDGKTSRNRMQIGTLLGAIEEHGFTAAFGGGRRDEEKARAKERVYSHRDDFGQWDPKMQRPELWSLYNGRIHAGEHMRIFPLSNWTELDIWHYIHREQIAIPSIYFAHEREVVERDGMLLSIGPEIQPKRGETVEKKMVRFRTVGDRTQTGCVESVATDTAAIIDEIAIARVTERGATRGDDRFSEAAMEDRKKEGYF from the coding sequence ATGACCAACACCCACGTCGACTACCAGCTGAGTCAGCTGGACCAGCTCGAGGCAGAGTCGATCCACATCTTCCGTGAGGTCGCCGCCGAGTTCGAGAAGCCGGTCCTGATGTTCTCCGGCGGCAAGGACTCGATCGTCATGCTCCGCCTGGCGGAGAAGGCGTTCTTCCCGGCGAAGCTGCCGTTCCCGTTGCTGCAGGTCGACACCGGCCTCGACTTCGAGGAGGTGCTGACCACCCGCGACTCGTGGGTCGAGCGGCTGGGTGCGCGGATGATCGTGGCCACCATCGACGAGGCCATCGCCGCGGGTCACGTGGTCGACGACGGCAAGACCAGCCGCAACCGCATGCAGATCGGCACGCTGCTCGGCGCGATCGAGGAGCACGGCTTCACCGCCGCGTTCGGTGGCGGGCGTCGGGACGAGGAGAAGGCCCGCGCCAAGGAGCGCGTCTACTCCCACCGCGACGACTTCGGCCAGTGGGACCCCAAGATGCAGCGTCCCGAGCTGTGGAGCCTCTACAACGGGCGCATCCACGCCGGTGAGCACATGCGGATCTTCCCCCTGTCCAACTGGACCGAGCTCGACATCTGGCACTACATCCACCGTGAGCAGATCGCGATCCCCTCCATCTACTTCGCCCACGAGCGCGAGGTCGTCGAGCGCGACGGCATGCTGCTCTCCATCGGCCCCGAGATCCAGCCCAAGCGCGGCGAGACGGTCGAGAAGAAGATGGTGCGCTTCCGCACCGTGGGTGACCGCACCCAGACCGGCTGCGTGGAGTCGGTGGCCACCGACACCGCCGCCATCATCGACGAGATCGCCATCGCCCGGGTGACGGAGCGAGGCGCCACGCGAGGCGACGACCGCTTCTCCGAGGCAGCCATGGAAGACCGCAAGAAGGAAGGCTACTTCTGA